CCTTCACCTTCACCTTCACCTTCACCTTCACCTTCACCCTCACCCTCACCCTCACCCTCACCCTCACCCTCACCCTCACCCTCACCCTCACCCTCACCTTCACCCCCATTGTCACAGTGGATCTGGCCGCGGATTTCGCCTGCGGGGTAGGCCTCGCTATGCACATTGATGTAATGGGGCGATGCAGTCAGTTCTTCATATTCCGCCGGCGTAAGATCCAGGATCATGGGGCTAAGGCCGCTCTCGAATGCGATGCGCACGGGGCCATTCACGCCTTCGGCGCCCGTGTGGATGTGGGCGTCGGTGGCATTGGCCACCTTGTGCTCCACGGTTACGCGCACATTGCCGCCGGCCAGTTCGGTGAATACCGCGATTCCTGTTGCGTCGGAGTCCACGGGCGGATCCGCCACTTCCTCTTCTGGATTCAGTGGGAAGTTGCAAAGGATTTCACCCTCACCCTCACCCTCACCCTCACCCTCACCCTCACCCTCACCCTCACCCTCACCCTCACCTTCGCC
The Candidatus Hydrogenedentota bacterium genome window above contains:
- a CDS encoding CHRD domain-containing protein, which codes for GEGEGEGEGEGEGEGEGEGEGEGEILCNFPLNPEEEVADPPVDSDATGIAVFTELAGGNVRVTVEHKVANATDAHIHTGAEGVNGPVRIAFESGLSPMILDLTPAEYEELTASPHYINVHSEAYPAGEIRGQIHCDNGGEGEGEGEGEGEGEGEGEGEGEGEGEGEGEGEGEG